In Nymphalis io chromosome 11, ilAglIoxx1.1, whole genome shotgun sequence, one genomic interval encodes:
- the LOC126771700 gene encoding uncharacterized protein LOC126771700 → MTTTSIKASSNIGKFKLSRRGKKLQLSDDQRTLVALPKDVAERTWAEILQKEENDLMIFDIREEIIEDALRICYKKYMAKQNVLFTAYCASEAWLKLINWYFFPHDPGEDPSAHPRCHIPKRKESWQPDDLPDPSPKDTWCRQELDIHEEIQDEILRKWPSSSSIDMPIIEDIPKEYWFPGKVNLPNDQTEMSNDTSKTITYETESTSSAGNIGTESEVLEKITDYNNGELSVKESMLCDLKTTTPVNGSFQGAGDSTVDKLRPKRRLTEKSKLFSRASMLGRSKATLPPLDGSRSRLSIISDCRLRNLRLDTQYEITSEKVDTPPGEVVRRK, encoded by the exons ATGACTACTACGTCCATTAAAGCTTCGTCAAATAttggaaaatttaaattatcacgAAGAGGAAAGAAACTGCAGCTGTCTGATGATCAAAGAACTTTGGTTGCATTACCAAAAGATGTCGCTGAACGAACATG GGCGGAAATTCTTCAAAAGGAAGAAAATGACCTGATGATCTTCGACATACGCGAGGAAATAATCGAAGACGCTTTAAGGATCTGCTACAAGAAGTACATGGCGAAACAGAATGTATTATTTACTGCATATTGTGCATCGGAGGCatggttaaaattaataaactg GTATTTCTTCCCTCACGATCCGGGTGAAGACCCGAGCGCCCATCCACGTTGTCACATCCCTAAACGTAAAGAGTCCTGGCAACCAGACGACCTCCCGGATCCATCACCCAAGGATACATGGTGTAGACAAGAGTTAGATATCCATGAAGAGATACAAGATGAAATATTGAGGAAATGGCCGAGCTCCTCTTCCATAGACATGCCGATTATTGAAGACATACCAAAGGAATACTG gTTTCCCGGTAAAGTTAATCTTCCAAACGATCAAACTGAAATGTCAAATGATACTTCAAAAACGATTACTtat GAAACAGAGTCTACTAGTTCAGCTGGTAACATCGGCACTGAGAGTGAAGTACTGGAGAAGATCACAGATTATAATAATGGAGAGTTATCGGTTAAg GAATCAATGTTGTGTGATCTAAAAACTACAACTCCAGTGAACGGATCATTCCAAGGCGCCGGTGATTCGACTGTTGATAAACTACGACCGAAACGGAGACTCACCGAGAAGAGCAAGTTGTTCAGTCGAGCAAG tatgcTTGGAAGATCGAAAGCGACCCTACCACCGTTGGATGGCTCCAGGTCCAGGCTTAGCATTATCTCCGACTGTCGTCTTAGAAATTTGag
- the LOC126771639 gene encoding enkurin domain-containing protein 1-like has product MYTLKGVFPEPKKEQKRNFIKENMKQLKLIQNKSPKEPKLTLKSAQPSRLTTPITANALGQVKSSPSSKSGKGTLNVGKSSLSNRKKFSDVRIKKGDMAEFLRRKEMILTKQPEESSGDEVQSSESSSRLRDIGCQTIESNLAQRLNESTKLTMLYPMKESDDNEAKMKASGDSRSQRSPPRALSPRRAGDDMMEEKHRSRLNAILDRKDKDPYLPPGYQKGVLPKYLRDRKDSTKEVEDTKADDDNTMCPPGHVTLPDNERKETLRMLRNSFAELVSELNKMPVKTDTLRMRNRKMELEKQLAKLEEGIKVFSRPKVFVKIGE; this is encoded by the exons ATGTATACTTTAAAAGGAGTATTTCCGGAACCGA AAAAGGAACAAAAAAGGAAtttcataaaagaaaatatgaaacAACTAAAGTTAATTCAGAATAAATCACCTAAAGAGcctaaattaactttaaaatctgCCCAACCATCACGTCTCACCACTCCAATAACTGCAAATGCTCTCGGACAAGTCAAATCGTCACCATCAAGCAAAAGCGGTAAGGGTACATTAAATGTCGGTAAATCGAGCTTATCGAATAGGAAGAAATTCAGTGATGTTCGAATAAAGAAGGGTGATATGGCCGAGTTTCTACGAAGGAAAGAGATGATACTGACGAAGCAACCCGAAGAATCATCAGGCGATGAAGTCCAATCTTCAGAATCATCAAGTCGATTACGAGATATTGGTTGCCAAACTATAGAGTCAAATTTAGCTCAGCGATTAAATGAGAGCACTAAGCTAACTATGTTATATCCAATGAAGGAAAGTGATGACAATGAAGCCAAGATGAAAGCCAGTGGAGATTCAAGGAGTCAGAGAAGTCCACCTCGTGCACTTTCACCTCGTCGGGCCGGTGATGATATGATGGAGGAAAAGCACCGGAGTCGTCTGAATGCAATTTTAGATAGAAAGGATAAAGATCCATATTTACCTCCAG gtTACCAAAAGGGTGTGTTGCCAAAGTATCTCCGTGATAGAAAGGATAGCACTAAAGAAGTTGAGGATACAAAAGCTGATGATGATAATACAATGTGTCCTCCTGGCCATGTGACCCTCCCCGACAATGAAAGGAAAGAAACATTACGCATGCTTCGAAATA GTTTTGCAGAGTTAGTAAGTGAATTAAACAAAATGCCAGTAAAAACTGACACATTAAGAATGCGAAATAGAAAAATGGAACTCGAGAAGCAACTAGCTAAACTGGAAGAGGGCATCAAAGTTTTCTCCCGACCAAAAGTGTTTGTTAAGATAGGAGAGTAA
- the LOC126771684 gene encoding nucleoside diphosphate kinase 6-like: protein MQKLQLSLAIIKPHAVKNPVALSYIRNVIKNSFIVIKTKRICLEKETAENFYEEHVEKFFFNRLVTFMTSGSIDLHIISHTNAVKLWRKMLGPTKVYKAQFEEPNCLRGMFGISDTRNVAHGSDSITSAEREIKFFFPEFSFYDWHTFDEITYRKGPIIFNNHLFQHVRKL from the exons atgcaaaaattacaattatcttTGGCAATAATAAAGCCACACGCCGTAAAGAATCCTGTCGCTCTCTCATATATTAgaaacgttattaaaaatagttttatcgtAATAAAAACGAAAAGAATTTGCTTGGAAAAAGAAACTGCAGAAAATTTCTATGAGGAACATGTTGAAAAGTTCTTTTTTAACCGCTTAGTAACCTTTATGACCAG TGGTAGCATTGACTTACATATTATAAGTCATACTAATGCAGTCAAACTTTGGAGAAAAATGCTCGGCCCTACCAAAGTATATAAGGCACAATTTGAAGAACCAAACTGTTTGAGAGGCATGTTTGGTATATCAGATACAAGAAATGTTGCGCATGGTTctg atTCCATTACATCGGCAGAGAGGGAAATAAAATTTTTCTTTCCTGAATTTTCTTTCTATGACTGGCACACATTCGATGAAATAACATATAGAAAAGGAcccataatatttaataatcaccTATTTCAACATGTTAGAAAATTATAG
- the LOC126771633 gene encoding U5 small nuclear ribonucleoprotein 40 kDa protein has protein sequence MPEMEIKRKGEEYSVVPAKKTRHEISVVGTREKAVVTSTVPRTSNLYAPIMLLEGHQGEIFTAKFHPEGKHLASAGFDRQIFLWNVYGQCDNVMVMKGHTGAIMELCFSPDGAHLYTCATDNTVAVWDVPTGTRIKKLKGHASFVNSVSAARRGPELLVSASDDNTIKLWDARKRNPIASFDSAYPVTSVLFNDTAEKIISGGIDNVIKVWDIRNNQIAYKIKGHTDTVTGMALSYDGSYLLSNSMDNTLRIWDVRPFAPSERCVKLMSGHQHNFEKNLLRCAWSPDGSKVAAGSSDRFLYIWDTTSRRVLYKLPGHNGSVNDVHFHRSEPIMLSASSDKQIYLGEIDN, from the exons atgccGGAAATGGAAATAAAAAGGAAAGGAGAAGAATATTCTGTAGTACCGGCTAAAAAAACCCGTCATGAAATATCGGTAGTTGGAACAAGAGAAAAAGCGGTTGTTACTTCTACG GTGCCGAGGACTTCAAATCTCTACGCGCCTATAATGTTACTAGAAGGCCATCAGGGAGAGATATTCACGGCTAAGTTTCATCCTGAAGGCAAGCACTTAGCGTCTGCAGGTTTTGACAGACAAATAT tcCTTTGGAATGTCTATGGTCAGTGTGATAATGTCATGGTAATGAAAGGCCACACGGGTGCCATAATGGAGCTTTGCTTCTCCCCTGATGGTGCTCATTTGTACACATGTGCAACAGACAATACAGTTGCCGTATGGGACGTACCAACTGGAACAAGAATCAAAAAGTTAAAAGGACATGCAAGTTTTGTGAACTCAGTATCGG cggCAAGACGAGGGCCTGAACTGCTAGTGTCTGCTTCTGATGacaacacaataaaattatggGATGCTAGGAAAAGGAACCCAATAGCATCATTTGACAGTGCATACCCTGTCACTTCTGTGCTATTCAATGATACAGCCGAAAAAATTATTTCCGGTGGCATTGATAATGTGATTAAAGTATGGgatataagaaataatcaaATAGCTTATAAGATTAAAGGACACACAGATACAGTTACTG gaATGGCCCTATCATATGACGGCTCCTATTTGCTGTCAAATTCAATGGATAATACACTGAGGATATGGGATGTGAGACCGTTTGCTCCATCTGAACGATGTGTCAAGTTAATGTCTGGACACCAACATAACTTTGAGAAGAATCTACTTCGATGTGCTTGGTCTCCTGATGGATCAAAg gtTGCAGCAGGTTCGTCAGACCGATTCCTGTACATCTGGGACACCACGTCACGCCGGGTGCTGTACAAACTGCCCGGTCATAACGGTTCAGTAAATGACGTCCATTTCCACCGATCTGAACCGATCATGTTGTCAGCTTCCAGTgataaacagatatatttagGAGAAATAGATAActga